The following coding sequences lie in one Pseudomonas sp. B33.4 genomic window:
- a CDS encoding DEAD/DEAH box helicase has product MTQETGGFAAFNLNPNILAAVAATGYEEPSAIQQQSIPIIMAGQDMIGQAQTGTGKTAAFALPILHRIDPAKREPQALILAPTRELALQVATAFETYAKQMPGVTVVAVYGGAPMGPQLKAIRNGAQIVVATPGRLCDHLRRDEKVLSTVNHLVLDEADEMLKLGFMDDLEVIFKALPATRQTVLFSATLPQSIRAIAERHLRDPQHVKIQTKTQTVTAIEQAHLLVHADQKTSAVLSLLEVEDFDALIMFVRTKQATLDLASALDAKGYKAAALNGDIAQNQRERVIDSLKDGRLDIVVATDVAARGLDVPRITHVFNVDMPYDPESYVHRIGRTGRAGREGRALLLVTPRERRMLQVIERVTGQKVAEVRLPDAQAVLDARIKKLTNSLSPLVADAESTHGELLDRLTADIGCTPRALAAALLRKATNGQALNLAAIEKERPLVPNNAPRGDRPERTGDRPDRGDRERRAPMPLGEGRARCRTALGARDGIAAKNLLGAILNEGGLAREAIGRIQVRDSFSLVELPEDGLDKLLTKLKDTRVAGKQLKLRRYRED; this is encoded by the coding sequence ATGACCCAGGAAACCGGCGGATTCGCCGCTTTTAATCTTAACCCGAATATTCTTGCAGCCGTCGCAGCGACCGGCTACGAAGAGCCTTCGGCGATTCAGCAGCAATCGATCCCGATCATCATGGCCGGCCAGGACATGATTGGCCAGGCGCAAACCGGTACCGGTAAAACCGCCGCGTTCGCACTGCCTATCCTGCACCGCATCGATCCTGCCAAGCGCGAACCGCAAGCCCTGATCCTGGCGCCAACTCGTGAGTTGGCGCTGCAAGTAGCAACCGCTTTCGAAACCTACGCCAAGCAAATGCCGGGCGTTACTGTTGTGGCCGTTTACGGCGGCGCGCCGATGGGCCCGCAACTGAAAGCAATCCGTAATGGCGCACAGATCGTTGTCGCCACTCCGGGCCGTCTGTGCGACCACCTGCGTCGTGACGAAAAAGTGCTGTCGACCGTGAACCACCTGGTTCTCGACGAAGCTGACGAAATGTTGAAACTGGGCTTCATGGATGACCTGGAAGTCATCTTCAAGGCGCTGCCAGCGACCCGTCAGACCGTTTTGTTCTCGGCTACCCTGCCGCAGTCGATCCGCGCCATTGCCGAACGCCATCTGCGCGATCCGCAACACGTGAAGATCCAGACCAAGACCCAGACCGTTACCGCGATCGAACAGGCTCACCTGTTGGTTCACGCTGACCAGAAGACTTCGGCCGTTCTCAGCTTGCTGGAAGTGGAAGATTTCGACGCTCTGATCATGTTCGTGCGCACCAAGCAAGCGACCCTGGACCTGGCCAGTGCCCTCGACGCCAAAGGCTACAAAGCCGCGGCGCTGAACGGTGACATCGCCCAGAACCAGCGTGAGCGCGTTATTGACTCGCTGAAAGATGGCCGTCTGGACATCGTTGTCGCGACCGACGTTGCTGCTCGTGGTCTGGACGTTCCGCGCATCACTCACGTGTTCAACGTTGACATGCCGTACGATCCAGAGTCCTACGTTCACCGTATCGGCCGTACTGGCCGTGCCGGTCGCGAAGGTCGTGCACTGCTGCTGGTGACTCCACGTGAGCGCCGCATGCTGCAGGTGATCGAGCGTGTAACCGGTCAGAAAGTCGCTGAAGTACGCCTGCCGGACGCTCAAGCTGTTCTCGATGCACGCATCAAGAAACTGACCAACAGCCTGTCGCCGCTGGTTGCTGATGCCGAGTCGACTCACGGTGAGCTGCTCGATCGTCTAACTGCAGACATCGGTTGCACCCCGCGTGCTCTGGCTGCTGCGCTGCTGCGCAAAGCCACCAACGGTCAAGCGCTGAACCTGGCCGCGATCGAGAAGGAACGTCCACTGGTGCCGAATAACGCACCGCGTGGCGACCGTCCTGAGCGCACCGGTGATCGTCCTGATCGTGGTGACCGCGAGCGTCGCGCGCCAATGCCTTTGGGCGAAGGCCGTGCTCGTTGCCGTACCGCGCTGGGTGCGCGTGACGGTATCGCTGCGAAGAACCTGCTGGGCGCCATCCTCAACGAAGGCGGTCTGGCCCGTGAAGCGATCGGTCGCATCCAGGTGCGTGACAGCTTCAGCCTCGTCGAGCTGCCGGAAGATGGTCTGGACAAACTCCTGACCAAACTGAAGGACACTCGCGTTGCCGGTAAGCAGCTGAAACTGCGTCGCTATCGCGAAGATTGA
- a CDS encoding glutathione peroxidase: MSDNLLNIPCTTIKGEQKTLADFAGKAVLVVNTASKCGFTPQYKGLEELWQTYKDQGLVVLGFPCNQFGKQEPGNEGAISEFCELNFGVSFPLFKKIEVNGAGAHPLFVQLKKRAPGVLGSQGIKWNFTKFLIGKDGQLVKRFAPATKPQDLSREIEALLK; this comes from the coding sequence ATGAGCGACAACCTGCTGAACATCCCCTGCACCACGATCAAAGGTGAACAAAAGACCCTGGCCGATTTCGCCGGCAAAGCGGTATTGGTGGTCAACACCGCGAGCAAGTGCGGCTTCACCCCGCAGTACAAAGGCCTTGAAGAGCTGTGGCAGACCTACAAGGATCAGGGCCTGGTGGTCTTGGGCTTTCCCTGCAATCAGTTCGGCAAGCAGGAGCCGGGCAACGAGGGTGCGATCAGCGAATTCTGCGAGCTGAACTTCGGTGTCAGCTTCCCGCTGTTCAAGAAGATCGAAGTCAACGGCGCCGGCGCTCATCCGCTGTTCGTGCAGTTGAAGAAACGTGCGCCGGGCGTACTGGGTTCCCAAGGCATCAAGTGGAACTTCACCAAGTTCCTCATCGGCAAGGATGGCCAGTTGGTCAAGCGCTTCGCCCCGGCCACCAAGCCGCAGGACCTGAGCCGCGAGATCGAAGCCCTGCTCAAATGA
- the htpX gene encoding protease HtpX — translation MMRILLFLATNLAVVLIASITLSLFGFNGFMAANGVDLDLSQLLVFCAVFGFAGSLFSLFISKWMAKMSTGTQIISQPRTRHEQWLLQTVEQLSREAGIKMPEVGIFPAYEANAFATGWNKNDALVAVSQGLLERFSPDEVKAVLAHEIGHVANGDMVTLALIQGVVNTFVMFFARIIGNFVDKVIFKNEEGQGIAYYVATIFAELVLGILASAIVMWFSRKREFRADEAGARLAGTSAMIGALQRLRAEQGLPVHMPDTLNAFGINGGIKQGFARMFMSHPPLEERIDALRRRG, via the coding sequence ATGATGCGCATCCTGCTGTTTTTGGCCACTAACCTGGCGGTCGTGCTGATAGCCAGCATCACCCTGAGCCTGTTCGGCTTCAACGGGTTCATGGCGGCCAACGGGGTTGATCTCGACCTTAGTCAGCTGCTGGTTTTCTGTGCAGTCTTTGGTTTCGCCGGTTCGCTGTTCTCGCTGTTCATCTCCAAGTGGATGGCGAAGATGAGCACCGGTACCCAGATCATCAGCCAGCCACGCACCCGGCATGAGCAATGGCTGCTGCAAACCGTCGAGCAACTGTCCCGCGAAGCCGGGATCAAGATGCCCGAAGTCGGCATTTTCCCGGCCTACGAAGCAAACGCCTTCGCCACTGGCTGGAACAAGAACGACGCGCTGGTCGCGGTCAGCCAGGGCTTGCTCGAGCGTTTCTCGCCCGATGAAGTGAAAGCTGTACTGGCCCACGAAATCGGTCACGTGGCCAACGGCGACATGGTCACGCTGGCGCTGATCCAGGGCGTGGTAAACACCTTCGTGATGTTCTTTGCGCGGATCATCGGCAACTTCGTCGACAAAGTGATCTTCAAGAACGAAGAAGGCCAGGGCATCGCTTACTACGTGGCGACCATCTTCGCCGAACTGGTACTGGGCATTCTCGCCAGTGCGATCGTCATGTGGTTCTCGCGCAAGCGCGAATTCCGTGCCGACGAAGCCGGCGCACGTCTGGCCGGCACCAGCGCGATGATCGGTGCACTGCAACGCCTGCGCGCCGAACAGGGCCTGCCGGTGCATATGCCCGACACCCTGAACGCCTTTGGCATCAACGGTGGCATCAAACAGGGCTTCGCCCGCATGTTCATGAGCCACCCGCCGCTGGAAGAGCGTATTGACGCACTGCGTCGTCGCGGCTGA
- a CDS encoding winged helix-turn-helix domain-containing protein: protein MPATLAFSLKQARRLALAAQGFNGRQPPTVKAAHVNRLIERLGLLQIDSVNAVVRSHYLPLFSRLGAYSSDLLDQAAWSSGRRRTLFEYWGHEASLLPLSMYPLMAWRMQRARRGEDIYQQLAKFGREQQDVVRRVLSSVEEQGALGAGSLSTREDKAGPWWDWSAEKHALEWLFAAGEVTVAGRRGFERLYDLPERVIPASILQQALPDEAEAQRGLLLHAVQALGVGTEKDLRDYFRLNPADARPRLAELVEAGQLQMCEVAGWRQIAYCLPEPKVPRKGAASALLSPFDSLIWERSRTERLFDFRYRLEIYTPQDKRVYGYYVLPFLHNERIAARVDLRAERAAGQLAVHAVHEEEPGLDEEGMLALAVNLRQMADWLGLDRVQLNCLRESAARLRVALAQLD from the coding sequence ATGCCCGCGACTCTGGCCTTTTCCCTTAAACAGGCGCGACGACTGGCGCTGGCGGCCCAAGGGTTCAACGGGCGCCAGCCGCCGACTGTCAAAGCCGCTCACGTCAACCGGCTGATCGAACGGCTTGGGCTGCTGCAAATCGACTCCGTCAACGCCGTGGTGCGCTCGCACTACCTGCCGCTGTTTTCCCGTCTCGGTGCCTACTCTTCTGATTTGCTCGACCAGGCTGCCTGGAGTTCGGGGCGACGTCGCACGTTGTTTGAATATTGGGGCCATGAGGCGTCGTTGCTGCCGCTGTCGATGTATCCGCTGATGGCGTGGCGCATGCAGCGCGCCAGGCGTGGTGAGGATATCTATCAGCAACTGGCGAAATTCGGTCGCGAGCAGCAGGACGTGGTTCGCCGGGTGTTGAGTTCGGTTGAAGAACAGGGCGCATTGGGCGCCGGCAGTCTGTCGACCCGCGAAGACAAGGCCGGGCCATGGTGGGACTGGAGCGCGGAAAAGCATGCGCTGGAGTGGTTGTTCGCCGCCGGTGAAGTCACGGTGGCGGGGCGTCGTGGTTTTGAGCGTTTGTACGATTTGCCGGAACGGGTGATTCCTGCATCGATTCTGCAACAAGCGTTGCCTGATGAAGCCGAAGCGCAGCGCGGGCTGTTGTTGCATGCGGTGCAGGCACTGGGCGTCGGCACTGAAAAAGACCTGCGCGATTACTTTCGCCTGAACCCGGCGGATGCGCGTCCGCGTCTCGCAGAACTGGTCGAAGCAGGGCAGTTGCAAATGTGCGAAGTCGCCGGTTGGCGGCAAATCGCCTATTGCCTGCCGGAGCCGAAAGTCCCGCGCAAGGGGGCGGCCAGTGCGTTGTTGTCGCCCTTCGATTCGTTGATCTGGGAACGCAGCCGGACTGAGCGCTTGTTCGATTTTCGCTATCGGCTGGAGATTTATACGCCGCAGGACAAGCGGGTCTACGGCTATTACGTGTTGCCGTTTCTGCACAACGAGCGGATTGCAGCGCGGGTTGATCTGCGTGCCGAGCGGGCGGCAGGGCAGTTGGCGGTGCATGCGGTGCACGAGGAAGAGCCGGGGCTGGATGAGGAGGGGATGTTGGCGCTGGCCGTGAATTTGCGCCAGATGGCAGATTGGCTGGGGCTTGATCGGGTGCAGCTCAACTGTCTGCGTGAGAGTGCGGCGCGGTTGCGGGTGGCATTGGCCCAACTGGACTGA
- a CDS encoding class II 3-deoxy-7-phosphoheptulonate synthase, producing MSQPWSPDSWRALPIQQQPQYPDAAHLSQVEQTLASYPPLVFAGEARELRRQFAEVTQGRAFLLQGGDCAESFAEFSAAKIRDTFKVLLQMAIVMTFAAGCPVVKVGRMAGQFAKPRSANDETIDGVTLPAYRGDIVNGIGFDEKSRVPDPERLLQSYHQSTATLNLLRAFAQGGFADLHQVHKWNLDFIANSALAEKYSHLADRIDETLAFMRACGMDSSPQLRETSFFTAHEALLLNYEEAFVRRDSLTNDYYDCSAHMLWIGDRTRQLDGAHVEFLRGVNNPIGVKVGPSMDPDDLIRLIDVLNPDNDPGRLNLIARMGANKVGDHLPALIRAVQREGKQVLWSSDPMHGNTIKASSGYKTRDFAQILGEVKQFFQVHEAEGSYAGGIHIEMTGQNVTECIGGARPITEDGLSDRYHTHCDPRMNADQSLELAFLIAETLKQVRR from the coding sequence ATGAGCCAACCGTGGAGCCCTGACAGCTGGCGCGCCCTGCCGATCCAGCAGCAACCGCAATACCCCGACGCCGCGCACCTGAGCCAGGTCGAGCAAACCCTGGCCAGCTATCCGCCACTGGTGTTTGCCGGCGAAGCACGCGAACTGCGCCGTCAGTTCGCCGAAGTCACCCAGGGCCGGGCCTTCCTGCTGCAGGGCGGCGATTGCGCGGAAAGTTTCGCCGAGTTCTCCGCAGCGAAGATTCGCGACACCTTTAAAGTGTTGCTGCAAATGGCGATCGTCATGACCTTCGCCGCCGGTTGCCCGGTGGTCAAGGTCGGGCGCATGGCCGGTCAGTTTGCCAAACCGCGCTCGGCCAACGACGAGACCATCGACGGCGTGACGTTGCCGGCTTATCGCGGTGACATCGTCAACGGCATCGGTTTCGATGAGAAGAGCCGCGTACCGGATCCGGAGCGTCTGCTGCAGTCCTATCACCAGTCCACCGCGACGCTGAACCTGCTGCGCGCGTTTGCTCAGGGCGGTTTTGCCGACCTGCACCAAGTACACAAGTGGAACCTCGACTTCATCGCCAACTCGGCGCTGGCCGAAAAGTACAGCCACCTCGCCGACCGCATCGATGAAACCCTGGCGTTCATGCGCGCCTGCGGCATGGACAGCTCGCCGCAACTGCGCGAAACCAGCTTCTTTACCGCCCACGAAGCGCTGCTGCTGAACTACGAAGAAGCCTTCGTGCGTCGCGACAGCCTGACCAACGATTACTACGATTGCTCGGCGCACATGCTGTGGATCGGCGACCGCACCCGCCAACTCGACGGCGCGCATGTCGAGTTCCTCCGTGGCGTGAACAACCCGATCGGCGTCAAGGTCGGCCCGAGCATGGACCCGGATGATCTGATCCGTCTGATCGACGTGCTCAACCCGGACAACGATCCGGGGCGCCTGAACCTGATCGCACGGATGGGTGCGAACAAGGTCGGCGATCACTTGCCGGCGCTGATCCGCGCGGTGCAACGTGAAGGCAAGCAGGTGCTGTGGAGTTCCGACCCGATGCACGGCAACACCATTAAGGCCAGCAGCGGTTACAAGACCCGCGACTTCGCGCAAATCCTCGGTGAGGTTAAACAGTTCTTCCAGGTGCACGAAGCCGAAGGCAGTTATGCCGGCGGCATTCACATCGAGATGACGGGGCAAAATGTCACCGAGTGCATTGGTGGCGCGCGGCCGATTACTGAAGATGGCTTGTCGGATCGCTATCACACCCATTGTGATCCGCGGATGAATGCCGATCAGTCGCTGGAGTTGGCGTTCTTGATCGCTGAAACCCTGAAGCAGGTTCGCCGCTAG
- a CDS encoding crotonase/enoyl-CoA hydratase family protein translates to MNQPCPGRVSRERRGHVHLIGLDRTAKRNAFDLDLLNELSLAYGEFEADSEARVAVVFGHGEHFTAGLDLVNASSALAQGWQVPTGGCDPWGVFVGPRVSKPVIVAAQGYCLTIGIELMLAADINLCASNTRFAQMEVQRGIFPFGGATLRFHQVAGWGNAMRWLLTGDEFDAHEALHLGLVQEVMASEDLLPRAIELAERIARQAPLGVQATLMSARQARYEGETAAAQGLPALVKKLLASEDAKEGVRSLVERRPGVFKGI, encoded by the coding sequence ATGAATCAGCCCTGCCCCGGCCGCGTCAGCCGTGAACGTCGTGGTCACGTCCATCTGATTGGCCTCGATCGAACGGCCAAACGCAATGCTTTCGACCTCGACCTGCTCAACGAGCTTAGCCTGGCCTATGGCGAGTTCGAGGCCGACAGCGAGGCGCGGGTAGCCGTGGTGTTCGGTCATGGCGAACACTTTACCGCCGGTCTGGATCTGGTGAATGCCAGCTCGGCTTTGGCGCAAGGCTGGCAGGTTCCGACCGGCGGTTGCGATCCGTGGGGCGTTTTCGTCGGGCCACGGGTGAGCAAACCGGTGATTGTCGCCGCGCAGGGTTACTGCCTGACCATTGGCATCGAGCTGATGCTGGCGGCAGATATCAATCTCTGTGCGAGCAATACCCGCTTCGCACAAATGGAAGTGCAGCGTGGAATTTTTCCTTTTGGTGGCGCGACTTTACGTTTTCATCAGGTGGCCGGATGGGGCAATGCGATGCGCTGGTTGCTCACCGGCGATGAGTTCGATGCGCACGAGGCGTTGCATTTGGGATTGGTGCAGGAAGTGATGGCCAGTGAAGACCTGTTGCCGCGGGCGATTGAGTTGGCAGAACGGATTGCCCGGCAGGCGCCTTTGGGCGTGCAGGCGACGTTGATGTCGGCGCGGCAGGCACGTTATGAGGGTGAGACAGCGGCGGCGCAGGGGTTACCGGCGCTGGTAAAGAAGTTGTTGGCCAGTGAGGATGCCAAGGAGGGGGTGCGCTCGTTGGTAGAGCGGCGACCTGGAGTCTTCAAGGGGATCTGA
- the msrB gene encoding peptide-methionine (R)-S-oxide reductase MsrB produces the protein MEKLEKTLEEWREMLDPEQYNVCRLSATERPFSGKYNDTKTDGVYHCVCCNEALFDSKTKFDSGCGWPSFYAPIGESAMTEIRDISHGMIRTEVKCARCDAHLGHVFPDGPPPTGLRYCINSVCLDLVPRE, from the coding sequence ATGGAAAAGTTGGAAAAAACCCTGGAAGAATGGCGTGAGATGCTCGACCCCGAGCAATACAACGTTTGCCGTCTCAGTGCGACCGAGCGACCGTTCTCCGGCAAATACAACGACACCAAGACCGACGGTGTCTATCACTGCGTTTGCTGCAATGAAGCGCTGTTCGACTCCAAGACCAAATTCGATTCCGGCTGCGGCTGGCCGAGCTTCTACGCGCCGATTGGCGAAAGCGCGATGACCGAAATTCGTGATATCAGCCACGGCATGATCCGCACTGAGGTGAAGTGCGCGCGCTGCGATGCGCACCTGGGTCATGTGTTCCCCGATGGCCCACCACCAACCGGCCTGCGCTATTGCATCAACTCGGTGTGCCTGGACCTGGTACCACGGGAATAA
- a CDS encoding class III extradiol ring-cleavage dioxygenase, with translation MFPSLFISHGSPMLALEPGASGPALARLAAELAKPKAIVIVSAHWESHELLVSSHAQPETWHDFGGFPRALFEVQYPAPGNPQLAAEVADLLNANNLPARLDPQRPFDHGVWVPLSLMYPQADIPVVQVSLPSRAGPALQTRVGRALAGLRDQGILLIGSGSITHNLRELDWHAGPESVEPWARDFRDWVIEKLAADDEAALHDYRQQAPHAVRSHPSDEHLLPLYFARGAGGEFSVAHKGFTMGALGMDIYRFG, from the coding sequence ATGTTTCCCAGCCTGTTTATTTCCCACGGCTCCCCCATGCTCGCGCTGGAACCCGGTGCCAGTGGCCCGGCGCTGGCGCGTCTGGCCGCTGAATTAGCGAAACCCAAAGCCATCGTGATCGTCTCCGCCCACTGGGAGAGCCACGAACTGCTGGTCAGCAGCCATGCGCAACCGGAAACCTGGCATGACTTCGGCGGCTTTCCCCGCGCACTGTTTGAAGTGCAGTACCCGGCGCCGGGTAATCCACAGTTGGCCGCTGAGGTGGCCGATCTGCTGAATGCCAACAACCTGCCCGCACGCCTCGACCCGCAACGCCCGTTCGATCATGGTGTCTGGGTGCCGTTGTCGCTGATGTACCCGCAGGCGGATATTCCCGTGGTGCAAGTCTCGCTGCCGAGCCGCGCTGGCCCGGCACTGCAAACCCGGGTCGGCCGAGCGTTGGCGGGCCTGCGTGATCAGGGCATTTTGCTGATCGGCTCCGGCAGCATCACCCACAACCTGCGCGAACTGGACTGGCATGCTGGCCCGGAAAGTGTCGAGCCGTGGGCGCGGGATTTCCGTGACTGGGTGATCGAGAAGTTGGCGGCCGACGATGAGGCGGCGCTGCATGATTATCGCCAGCAGGCGCCGCATGCGGTGCGCAGCCATCCGAGCGATGAGCATTTGTTGCCGCTGTATTTTGCCCGGGGTGCGGGCGGTGAGTTCAGCGTGGCGCACAAAGGATTCACGATGGGCGCACTGGGCATGGACATCTATCGCTTCGGTTAA
- a CDS encoding thiopurine S-methyltransferase — MQPEFWHKKWASGQIGFHLPEVNPYLQRHWAVPASARVLVPLCGKSMDLAWLAERGHSVLGIELSEKAIEDFFTEHQIQPQISQKGAFKVYRGDAIELWCGDFFALTANDVADCTALYDRAALIALPPPMRERYAAHLQQILAQGVQGLLITLDYDQAQMPGPPFAVADKEVQRLLEDVWQVQMLEEQDVLGESWKFLQAGVTRLEERVYRISSQ, encoded by the coding sequence ATGCAGCCTGAGTTTTGGCACAAGAAGTGGGCGTCCGGTCAGATCGGTTTTCACCTGCCGGAGGTGAATCCGTATTTGCAGCGGCACTGGGCGGTCCCGGCATCGGCGCGGGTGCTCGTACCTTTGTGTGGGAAAAGTATGGATCTGGCGTGGCTTGCTGAGCGCGGTCATTCGGTGCTCGGGATCGAACTGTCGGAAAAGGCGATCGAAGACTTCTTCACCGAGCATCAGATTCAGCCGCAGATTAGTCAGAAGGGCGCGTTCAAGGTCTATCGCGGTGATGCCATCGAGTTGTGGTGTGGTGACTTCTTCGCGTTGACGGCGAACGATGTGGCCGACTGCACGGCGCTGTACGACCGGGCGGCACTGATCGCCTTGCCGCCGCCGATGCGTGAGCGTTATGCGGCGCATCTTCAGCAGATCCTTGCGCAAGGGGTGCAGGGACTGTTGATTACGCTGGATTACGATCAGGCGCAGATGCCGGGGCCGCCATTTGCGGTGGCGGATAAAGAGGTGCAGCGGTTGCTGGAAGATGTCTGGCAGGTGCAGATGCTGGAAGAGCAAGATGTGCTGGGCGAGAGCTGGAAGTTCTTGCAGGCGGGGGTGACGCGTCTGGAGGAGCGGGTGTACCGGATTTCCAGCCAATAG
- a CDS encoding pyridoxal phosphate-dependent aminotransferase: protein MQFSKSNKLANVCYDIRGPVLKHAKRLEEEGQRILKLNIGNPAPFGFEAPDEILQDVIRNLPTAQGYSDSKGLFSARKAVMQYYQQKNVEGVGIEDIYLGNGVSELIVMSLQALLNNGDEVLVPAPDYPLWTAAVSLAGGNAVHYLCDEGADWFPDLADIKAKITPNTKAMVIINPNNPTGAVYSREVLLGMLEIARAHNLVVFSDEIYDKILYDDAVHICTASLAPDLLCLTFNGLSKSYRVAGFRSGWIAISGPKHNAQSYIEGIDMLANMRLCANVPSQHAIQTALGGYQSINDLVLPQGRLLEQRNRTWELLNDIPGVSCVKPMGALYAFPKIDPKVCPIHNDEKFVLDLLLSEKLLVVQGTAFNWPWPDHFRVVTLPRVDDLEMAIGRIGNFLKSYRQ, encoded by the coding sequence ATGCAGTTCAGCAAATCGAACAAGCTCGCCAACGTCTGCTACGACATTCGCGGCCCGGTGCTCAAGCACGCCAAACGACTGGAAGAGGAAGGCCAGCGCATCCTCAAGCTGAATATCGGCAACCCGGCGCCGTTTGGTTTCGAAGCGCCGGACGAAATTCTTCAGGATGTGATCCGCAACCTGCCGACCGCGCAAGGCTACAGCGATTCCAAAGGCCTGTTCAGCGCGCGCAAAGCGGTGATGCAGTACTACCAGCAAAAGAATGTCGAAGGTGTCGGCATCGAAGACATCTACCTGGGCAACGGCGTGTCCGAGCTGATCGTGATGTCGCTGCAGGCGCTGCTCAACAACGGCGACGAAGTGCTGGTGCCGGCCCCGGACTATCCGCTGTGGACCGCCGCCGTCAGCCTCGCTGGCGGTAACGCCGTGCATTATCTGTGCGACGAAGGCGCCGACTGGTTCCCGGATCTGGCCGACATCAAGGCCAAGATCACCCCGAACACCAAAGCCATGGTGATCATCAACCCGAACAACCCGACCGGCGCGGTGTATTCCAGGGAAGTGTTGCTGGGCATGCTGGAAATCGCCCGCGCGCACAACCTGGTGGTGTTCTCCGACGAGATCTACGACAAGATTCTGTATGACGATGCCGTGCACATCTGCACGGCTTCGCTGGCGCCGGATCTGCTGTGCCTGACCTTCAACGGTCTGTCGAAGTCCTACCGCGTGGCCGGCTTCCGTTCTGGCTGGATCGCCATCTCCGGGCCGAAACACAACGCGCAGAGCTACATCGAAGGCATCGACATGCTGGCCAACATGCGCCTGTGCGCCAACGTGCCGAGCCAGCATGCGATCCAGACCGCACTGGGTGGCTATCAGAGCATCAATGATCTGGTGCTGCCGCAGGGTCGTTTGCTGGAGCAGCGCAACCGCACCTGGGAGTTGCTCAACGACATTCCAGGGGTGAGCTGCGTCAAGCCGATGGGCGCGCTGTACGCGTTCCCGAAAATCGATCCGAAGGTCTGCCCGATCCACAACGACGAGAAATTCGTCCTCGACCTGCTGCTGTCCGAGAAGCTGCTGGTGGTACAGGGCACGGCGTTCAACTGGCCGTGGCCGGATCACTTCCGCGTGGTCACCCTGCCCCGCGTCGACGATCTGGAAATGGCCATCGGCCGCATCGGCAACTTCCTCAAGTCGTACCGCCAGTAA
- a CDS encoding spermidine synthase has translation MTEERVEHLLAEVQDEFGVIRVLEVADYRFLEFGDAIEQSCVFTADPSWLEYDYTRAMLIGALCHEQPESALFLGLGAGTLTQACLKFLPLEDVEAIELRPDVPRLAIEYLGLDDDPRLYIRVGDALELLPTAEPADLIFVDLYTDVGPGVGHLAWSFLGDCQKRLNPGGWLVINQWATDDGKPLGAALLRGLYHRHYWELPVKEGNVILLVPADLDQELDMQALTVRAEALAPRLGYSLQSLINSIRPAT, from the coding sequence ATGACTGAGGAGCGCGTCGAGCATCTGCTCGCCGAAGTACAGGATGAGTTCGGCGTGATTCGCGTGCTGGAAGTGGCTGATTACCGCTTTCTCGAGTTCGGCGATGCGATCGAGCAAAGCTGCGTGTTCACCGCTGATCCGAGCTGGCTGGAATACGACTACACCCGGGCGATGCTGATTGGTGCGTTGTGCCATGAACAGCCGGAGAGTGCGCTGTTTCTGGGGCTCGGTGCCGGTACGCTGACTCAGGCTTGCCTCAAGTTTCTGCCGCTGGAAGATGTCGAAGCGATTGAATTGCGCCCGGATGTGCCGCGTCTGGCCATCGAATACCTTGGCCTGGATGATGATCCGCGGCTGTACATTCGCGTCGGTGACGCCCTCGAACTGCTGCCGACGGCTGAGCCGGCGGACCTGATTTTTGTGGACCTGTACACCGATGTCGGGCCGGGTGTCGGCCATCTGGCCTGGAGCTTTCTCGGCGACTGTCAGAAGCGGCTGAATCCGGGCGGTTGGCTGGTGATCAACCAGTGGGCCACAGACGATGGCAAACCGTTGGGTGCGGCGTTGTTGCGCGGGCTGTACCACCGGCATTATTGGGAGCTGCCGGTGAAGGAGGGCAATGTGATTCTGCTGGTGCCGGCGGATCTCGATCAGGAACTGGACATGCAGGCACTGACGGTCCGGGCTGAAGCGCTGGCACCGAGGTTGGGGTATTCGTTGCAGTCGTTGATCAACAGTATTCGCCCAGCCACCTGA
- a CDS encoding DUF1127 domain-containing protein: protein MKGQKAYVNDENVPVHLISDLLHKFSRWYELHRERELLASLSDEALKDIGVSRADVEHEAVRPFWDDPMHK, encoded by the coding sequence ATGAAAGGTCAAAAAGCTTATGTAAATGATGAAAACGTGCCGGTTCATCTTATTTCCGATCTGCTGCACAAGTTTAGCCGCTGGTATGAACTGCACCGTGAACGAGAACTGCTCGCCAGTCTGAGCGACGAAGCGTTGAAGGACATTGGGGTCAGTCGTGCCGACGTTGAGCACGAAGCCGTGCGGCCGTTCTGGGATGATCCGATGCATAAATGA